A section of the Streptomyces sp. CG1 genome encodes:
- a CDS encoding PLP-dependent cysteine synthase family protein, with translation MSTTHQSRPGATLDVDRSDADYRDWLKEAVRKVQADANRSADTHLLRFPLPEHWGIDLYLKDESTHPTGSLKHRLARSLFLYGLCNGWIRPGRPVIEASSGSTAVSEAYFAKLIGVPFIAVMPRTTSAEKCRLIEFHGGQCHFVDDSRKMYEESARLAVETGGHYMDQFTYAERATDWRGNNNIAESIFRQLELERFPEPAWIVATAGTGGTSATLARYVHYMQYDTRVCVADPDNSCFFEGWTTGDPDVTCDCGSRIEGIGRPRMEPSFVPGAIDRMMKVPDAASVAAVRALEGAIGRKAGGSTGTGLWSALKIVSEMVAEGRRGSVVTLLCDPGDRYLDKYYSDAWLAEQGLDITPYAAAIDAFLVTGVWPD, from the coding sequence GTGAGCACCACCCACCAGAGCAGACCCGGCGCCACCCTCGACGTCGACCGCAGCGACGCCGACTACCGTGACTGGCTGAAAGAGGCCGTCCGAAAGGTGCAGGCCGACGCCAACCGGTCGGCGGACACGCACCTGCTGCGTTTCCCGCTGCCCGAGCACTGGGGCATCGACCTGTACCTCAAGGACGAGTCGACGCACCCCACCGGCAGCCTCAAGCACCGCCTCGCCCGCTCCCTCTTCCTGTACGGTCTCTGCAATGGCTGGATCCGGCCCGGCCGCCCGGTGATCGAGGCGTCCAGCGGCTCCACCGCCGTCTCCGAGGCCTACTTCGCCAAGCTGATCGGCGTGCCCTTCATCGCGGTCATGCCGCGCACGACCAGCGCCGAGAAGTGCCGTCTCATCGAGTTCCACGGCGGCCAGTGCCACTTCGTGGACGACTCCCGGAAGATGTACGAGGAGTCGGCCCGCCTCGCGGTGGAGACCGGCGGCCATTACATGGACCAGTTCACCTACGCCGAGCGGGCCACCGACTGGCGCGGCAACAACAACATCGCCGAATCCATCTTCCGCCAGCTGGAGTTGGAGCGCTTCCCGGAGCCGGCGTGGATCGTCGCCACGGCGGGCACCGGCGGCACCTCGGCGACGCTTGCGCGCTATGTCCACTACATGCAGTACGACACCCGTGTCTGCGTCGCCGATCCGGACAACTCCTGTTTCTTCGAGGGCTGGACCACCGGCGATCCGGACGTCACGTGCGACTGCGGCTCCCGGATCGAGGGCATCGGCCGGCCGCGCATGGAGCCGAGCTTCGTGCCCGGTGCGATCGACCGGATGATGAAGGTCCCGGACGCGGCCAGCGTCGCTGCCGTACGAGCCCTGGAGGGGGCCATCGGCCGCAAGGCGGGCGGCTCCACGGGCACCGGACTGTGGAGCGCGCTGAAGATCGTCTCCGAGATGGTGGCCGAGGGCCGCCGGGGCAGCGTCGTCACCCTGCTCTGTGACCCGGGCGACCGCTACCTCGACAAGTACTACTCCGACGCCTGGC